From one Cyanobacterium stanieri PCC 7202 genomic stretch:
- a CDS encoding hypothetical protein (PFAM: Protein of unknown function (DUF3386)~KEGG: syp:SYNPCC7002_A1858 hypothetical protein~SPTR: Putative uncharacterized protein) — MTQTLTAENLFRSAYENRYTWDSDFPGYSCDITLKSKEGTFTAQAKIGADLKFEISGIEEGPVKKAMEQQLWEITIHRVNHSFEKSHGDNTFTFGEKDENGAVEILVGGASEGNRYKVKDNNVCFVYRRMGKGIVAINTFGLLNTDQGYLSTGYDSVYLDAETLQPRGPKTVFNDTFENVDGYYVLTNRTITTEENGAPVTTEYQFSNVVLG; from the coding sequence ATGACTCAGACATTAACCGCCGAAAATCTTTTTCGCTCTGCCTACGAAAATCGCTACACTTGGGACAGTGATTTCCCTGGTTATAGCTGTGATATTACTTTAAAATCCAAAGAAGGAACTTTCACCGCTCAAGCAAAAATTGGGGCAGATCTCAAATTTGAAATTTCTGGTATCGAGGAAGGCCCTGTGAAAAAAGCTATGGAACAACAGTTATGGGAGATTACCATTCACCGTGTGAATCATAGTTTTGAAAAAAGCCACGGCGATAATACCTTCACCTTTGGTGAAAAAGACGAAAATGGTGCAGTGGAAATCTTAGTGGGTGGTGCTTCTGAGGGTAATCGCTATAAGGTAAAAGATAACAATGTTTGCTTTGTGTATCGTCGCATGGGTAAGGGTATTGTGGCGATTAATACCTTTGGTTTATTAAACACTGATCAGGGTTATCTTTCTACTGGTTATGATTCTGTTTATTTAGATGCGGAAACTTTACAACCCAGAGGGCCTAAAACGGTTTTCAATGATACTTTTGAAAATGTTGACGGTTATTATGTTTTAACTAATCGTACTATTACCACTGAGGAAAATGGTGCGCCTGTAACTACTGAGTATCAATTCTCTAATGTGGTTTTAGGTTAG
- a CDS encoding hydrogenase accessory protein HypB (PFAM: CobW/HypB/UreG, nucleotide-binding domain~TIGRFAM: hydrogenase accessory protein HypB~COGs: COG0378 Ni2+-binding GTPase involved in regulation of expression and maturation of urease and hydrogenase~InterPro IPR012202:IPR004392:IPR003495~KEGG: cyc:PCC7424_5247 hydrogenase accessory protein HypB~PFAM: cobalamin synthesis protein P47K~SPTR: Hydrogenase accessory protein HypB;~TIGRFAM: hydrogenase accessory protein HypB), whose amino-acid sequence MHQTFDAALEINLLHANQAGADHNREHFDQWGITCFNLMSSPGAGKTALLEKTLAHLHNQLKMAVIEGDMTTELDADRLRQYDVPVIAINTGRSCHLDSKMVSGGIHQLRAKYDPHTLDLVWVENVGNLVCPAEFEVGEHAKVALLSITEGEDKPLKYPIMFQEADCLLITKMDLAPYLDFDLEKLISNVKQMNPHVTIIPVSSKTEMGLDEWFTWVKNQLITNQKKTLTATV is encoded by the coding sequence ATGCACCAGACATTTGACGCAGCCTTAGAAATAAACTTACTCCATGCGAATCAAGCAGGGGCTGATCATAATCGAGAACATTTTGACCAGTGGGGCATTACCTGCTTTAACTTAATGAGTAGCCCCGGAGCAGGTAAAACAGCTTTACTAGAAAAAACCCTTGCCCATTTACATAATCAATTAAAAATGGCAGTGATTGAAGGGGATATGACAACCGAATTGGATGCAGATCGCCTGAGACAGTATGACGTTCCCGTCATCGCAATTAATACAGGAAGATCTTGCCATCTTGACTCCAAGATGGTGTCGGGGGGAATTCATCAACTCAGAGCAAAATATGATCCCCACACCCTAGACTTAGTTTGGGTAGAGAATGTCGGTAATTTGGTATGTCCTGCGGAATTTGAGGTAGGAGAACACGCCAAAGTAGCTTTATTGAGCATTACGGAGGGGGAAGATAAACCACTCAAATATCCAATTATGTTTCAGGAAGCAGATTGTTTATTAATTACAAAAATGGATTTGGCTCCTTATTTGGATTTTGATCTCGAAAAATTAATTAGTAACGTAAAACAAATGAATCCTCATGTAACTATTATTCCTGTATCGAGTAAGACAGAAATGGGGTTAGATGAATGGTTTACTTGGGTCAAAAATCAGTTAATAACTAATCAGAAAAAGACTTTAACGGCAACGGTGTAA
- a CDS encoding hydrogenase nickel insertion protein HypA (PFAM: Hydrogenase expression/synthesis hypA family~TIGRFAM: hydrogenase nickel insertion protein HypA~COGs: COG0375 Zn finger protein HypA/HybF (possibly regulating hydrogenase expression)~InterPro IPR000688:IPR020538~KEGG: mar:MAE_18860 putative hydrogenase expression/formation protein~PFAM: hydrogenase expression/synthesis HypA~SPTR: Putative hydrogenase expression/formation protein;~TIGRFAM: hydrogenase nickel insertion protein HypA), giving the protein MHETDMTKALIMTVRDWYESQPHPYQIDKVHLLVGDFTCVEPASLAFAFEAQTRNTFLEGATLAIKSVPLVAFCHHCDQEYKPEIGLQYSCPQCNAPMEDIRSGRELKIDHIEYSNPEPSLSLN; this is encoded by the coding sequence ATGCACGAAACCGATATGACCAAGGCATTGATAATGACTGTAAGGGATTGGTACGAGTCCCAACCTCACCCCTATCAAATTGATAAGGTTCATCTTTTGGTGGGTGACTTTACCTGTGTTGAACCTGCTAGTCTAGCTTTTGCCTTTGAAGCTCAAACCCGCAATACTTTCCTTGAAGGGGCAACTCTTGCCATCAAAAGTGTTCCTCTTGTGGCTTTTTGTCATCATTGTGACCAAGAATATAAACCAGAAATTGGCCTGCAATATTCTTGTCCCCAATGTAATGCACCCATGGAAGATATTCGCTCAGGTAGAGAATTAAAAATTGATCATATTGAATATTCAAATCCTGAACCTTCTTTGTCCTTAAATTAA
- a CDS encoding Na+/solute symporter (PFAM: Sodium:solute symporter family~COGs: COG0591 Na+/proline symporter~InterPro IPR001734:IPR018212~KEGG: amr:AM1_1166 Na+/proline symporter PutP, putative~PFAM: Na+/solute symporter~SPTR: Na+/proline symporter PutP, putative) produces MTDKILFWGIVVFLFGTLGIGVWAAKKIKGNSENYLVAGRGLMLPLAAATLMAQSVDSNATLGNTDLAAEFGFWAGASLPLGLALCLFLTGLFFAKPMNRMGLITLPDFYRRKYNRLTEVVASIIMVLSFSFLLAGNLVAGGYLFQAFLGTSYIAGVMLIAIIVLIYTASGGLFAVAYTDAIQVAIALVGTVLLMFFITMNFGLVIPDGMGPMDLAQLTNPAEGAAINWATLLALGLGDIVAIDFMARVFAAESPDTAQRACFIGSFGTVIIGVPFSMIALSAGDILSNAGITPEGPLLFSLIRGVIPPALGLLVIAAILSASLSTADGAILGTASVMAHNILGIRHDDRNAGGDRLLLITRIMAFFITALGVFFALRVPQTGILLLLAFDIGFAGLLIPLTGGLFWSKATWQGALSCIIIGTSTRLLFFIFMPTVFGIDNTLLYIPNSFFSPDFDGFPTLISPLIGLAVFIIGSKMTKSGKKVRVLEEEVMLEV; encoded by the coding sequence ATGACAGATAAGATACTGTTTTGGGGGATTGTTGTATTTCTTTTCGGTACTTTAGGCATAGGTGTATGGGCTGCAAAAAAAATAAAAGGGAACAGTGAAAATTATTTGGTAGCTGGTCGAGGATTAATGTTACCGTTAGCTGCAGCTACTTTAATGGCTCAATCGGTAGATTCTAATGCCACTCTCGGAAATACTGATTTAGCCGCAGAATTTGGGTTTTGGGCAGGGGCATCTTTACCCCTTGGTTTGGCTCTATGTCTATTTTTGACTGGTCTTTTCTTTGCAAAGCCTATGAACCGTATGGGTTTAATCACTTTACCTGATTTTTATCGGCGTAAGTATAATCGTCTAACGGAAGTTGTTGCTTCGATTATTATGGTTCTGAGCTTCTCTTTTTTGTTAGCGGGTAATCTGGTGGCAGGGGGTTATCTATTTCAAGCCTTTTTAGGCACTAGCTATATAGCTGGAGTGATGTTGATTGCAATCATCGTCTTGATTTATACGGCTAGTGGTGGTCTTTTTGCCGTAGCTTATACCGATGCCATTCAAGTAGCTATTGCTTTGGTTGGCACGGTTTTGTTGATGTTTTTCATCACGATGAATTTTGGTTTAGTTATTCCTGATGGTATGGGGCCGATGGATTTGGCTCAACTTACCAATCCAGCAGAAGGGGCTGCTATTAACTGGGCTACTCTTCTGGCTTTAGGATTAGGGGATATTGTGGCGATCGATTTTATGGCTCGTGTTTTTGCGGCTGAGAGTCCTGATACAGCACAAAGAGCGTGTTTTATTGGTTCTTTTGGTACTGTGATTATTGGTGTGCCATTTTCCATGATTGCTTTGTCTGCAGGGGATATTCTTAGTAATGCGGGAATTACTCCCGAGGGCCCTTTGTTATTCAGTTTGATTAGGGGTGTTATTCCTCCTGCTTTGGGTTTATTGGTTATTGCAGCTATTTTGTCTGCATCTCTATCCACTGCTGATGGAGCTATTTTGGGTACTGCATCGGTGATGGCTCATAATATTTTAGGTATTCGTCATGATGATCGTAACGCTGGGGGCGATCGCCTTTTACTTATTACCCGAATCATGGCTTTTTTCATTACTGCTTTAGGAGTATTTTTTGCCCTAAGAGTACCCCAAACGGGAATTTTATTACTATTAGCTTTTGATATAGGCTTTGCAGGTTTATTAATTCCTTTGACTGGTGGACTTTTCTGGTCAAAAGCAACTTGGCAAGGAGCATTATCTTGTATAATCATCGGCACTTCCACTCGTCTACTATTTTTTATTTTCATGCCGACGGTATTTGGTATCGATAACACTCTTCTATATATTCCCAATTCTTTTTTCTCTCCCGATTTTGATGGTTTTCCCACTCTCATTAGTCCTTTAATCGGGTTAGCTGTGTTTATTATCGGTTCCAAAATGACTAAATCAGGTAAAAAAGTAAGAGTATTAGAAGAAGAAGTGATGCTCGAAGTATAA
- a CDS encoding transcriptional regulator, GntR family (PFAM: Bacterial regulatory proteins, gntR family~COGs: COG1725 transcriptional regulator protein~InterPro IPR000524~KEGG: cyh:Cyan8802_3826 transcriptional regulator, GntR family~PFAM: regulatory protein GntR HTH~SMART: regulatory protein GntR HTH~SPTR: Transcriptional regulator, GntR family protein), with translation MVYFQIHSDSDIPPSQQLFDQIQFAIASRQYPPGHRLPSTRQLGQITGLHRNTISKVYQKLEKVGLVESLTGSGIYVKAQGNEGILNNKNSPPTKYSEIQTIISQQIDQLLLSGSNLDQIKELFLAEIDWRLSCNALVLVTVPNADIGAGKLMVLELQQALMMPIQLIPLEELSKIISQENSATIVTSRYFVTQVLDIISLPSIRVIPIDICDYAKELKVIKQLPLDSCLGIVSLSSGILRVAEMMVQSLRGNEVSTIIAQPNDHRRLKSVVNRAHTIISDNHSYLAVKKMILATQEELIRPPKLICSDNYIGDKSIQLLKQELGIGGQKMISDQP, from the coding sequence ATGGTTTACTTTCAAATTCACTCCGACAGTGATATTCCCCCCTCACAACAACTCTTTGACCAGATCCAATTTGCGATCGCCTCCAGGCAATATCCCCCAGGGCATAGACTACCCAGCACCCGCCAACTAGGACAAATAACGGGCTTACACCGCAACACCATCAGTAAAGTTTATCAGAAACTAGAAAAAGTAGGCTTAGTCGAATCCCTCACAGGCTCAGGAATTTACGTCAAAGCCCAAGGCAACGAAGGAATCCTAAATAACAAAAACTCCCCCCCCACCAAATACTCAGAAATTCAGACCATTATCAGTCAACAAATTGATCAACTACTCCTCTCAGGCTCAAACCTTGATCAAATCAAAGAATTATTTTTAGCAGAAATAGACTGGCGACTAAGTTGCAACGCCCTTGTCCTCGTCACCGTGCCAAACGCCGACATCGGAGCAGGAAAACTCATGGTATTAGAACTACAACAAGCCCTCATGATGCCCATCCAACTAATACCCCTCGAAGAATTAAGTAAAATAATCAGCCAAGAAAACTCCGCCACCATCGTCACCAGTCGCTACTTCGTCACCCAAGTATTAGACATCATTTCCCTACCATCTATCCGAGTAATTCCCATCGATATATGCGACTACGCCAAAGAATTAAAAGTCATCAAACAATTACCCCTCGACTCCTGCCTAGGCATCGTCAGCCTCAGTAGTGGCATTCTCCGAGTTGCCGAGATGATGGTGCAAAGTTTACGGGGAAACGAAGTTAGTACCATTATCGCCCAACCCAACGATCATCGTCGCCTAAAAAGTGTCGTCAATCGCGCCCATACCATCATTTCCGATAACCATAGCTATCTAGCAGTCAAAAAAATGATTTTGGCTACCCAAGAAGAGTTGATACGCCCTCCCAAATTAATTTGTAGTGATAACTATATAGGTGACAAATCCATTCAACTATTAAAACAAGAATTAGGCATCGGCGGGCAAAAAATGATTAGCGATCAACCATAG
- a CDS encoding YcfA family protein (PFAM: YcfA-like protein~InterPro IPR012933~KEGG: rca:Rcas_1007 YcfA family protein~PFAM: YcfA family protein~SPTR: YcfA-like protein), translating into MKYKEVIKKLKKMGCKEIPRKGGGSHRKWYNPSNKVVVPVPDWGNKDLKLGTLRKIIRQLDLDWEEFKNL; encoded by the coding sequence ATGAAATATAAAGAAGTTATCAAAAAACTAAAAAAGATGGGATGTAAAGAAATTCCCAGAAAGGGAGGAGGTTCTCATCGAAAATGGTACAATCCTAGTAATAAAGTCGTAGTACCAGTTCCTGATTGGGGAAATAAAGATTTGAAATTAGGCACTTTAAGAAAAATTATTCGTCAACTAGATCTTGATTGGGAAGAGTTTAAAAATTTATAA
- a CDS encoding flavin reductase domain protein FMN-binding protein (PFAM: Metallo-beta-lactamase superfamily; Flavin reductase like domain~COGs: COG0426 flavoprotein~InterPro IPR008254:IPR002563~KEGG: cyh:Cyan8802_0685 flavin reductase domain protein FMN-binding~PFAM: flavin reductase domain protein FMN-binding; flavodoxin/nitric oxide synthase~SPTR: Flavin reductase domain protein FMN-binding), with translation MVTTPIKTAKRLTTQVENIAPDTTTIRSLDWDRDRFDIEFGLQNGTTYNSYVVKGEKNALIDTSHAKFKDLYFDELKKVINPQDIDYLIISHTEPDHSGLVKDLLDIAPHITVVASKVAIQFLEGFVHKDFERQVVKNGDQLDIGNGHIFEFVNAPNLHWPDTIFSYDHGTNTLFTCDAFGLHYCSADIYDQDLDAISPDYRFYYECLMGPNARSVLSAMKRMSALGEVKLVANGHGPILKHNVQELLDRYHRWSSEQSKGEKTVAVFYISDYGYSDRLSQSIAKGITKTGVTVEMIDINGTDIHEIPEIVSRSAGIVLGMPPLSDNGDIANKVGAILATVNSKQIFGLYESYGGDDEPIDTFSSKLSDLGLNQVFNPIRIKETPHEITYQTCEESGVDLGQILTKKAKISKRKALDVDLDKAMGRLSGGLYIITAQKGEETKGAMLASWVSQASFEPPGFTVAVAKDRAIESLLQVEDTFVLNILEEGKYQPLMKHFLKRFPPGADRFEGVKTAVATNKSPILVDALAYLECEVVSRMDCGDHWIVYSKVTTGRVSKSDALTAVHHRKVGNYY, from the coding sequence ATGGTTACAACTCCCATTAAAACAGCAAAACGTCTTACTACTCAGGTGGAAAATATCGCCCCTGATACCACCACCATACGCTCCCTAGACTGGGATCGAGATCGTTTCGACATCGAATTTGGTTTACAAAATGGAACTACCTATAACTCCTATGTGGTGAAAGGAGAAAAAAATGCCTTAATTGACACTTCCCACGCCAAATTTAAAGATCTTTATTTTGATGAATTAAAAAAAGTAATTAATCCCCAAGATATAGATTATTTAATTATCTCTCATACTGAGCCAGATCATAGCGGGTTAGTAAAAGATTTATTAGATATTGCCCCCCATATCACCGTGGTGGCTTCTAAGGTTGCCATCCAATTTTTAGAGGGTTTTGTACATAAAGATTTTGAGCGACAAGTTGTCAAAAATGGTGACCAATTAGACATCGGTAACGGTCATATATTTGAATTTGTCAACGCCCCTAACCTCCACTGGCCAGATACTATATTTAGTTATGACCATGGCACCAATACTCTTTTTACCTGTGATGCTTTCGGTTTACACTATTGCAGTGCCGACATATATGATCAAGATTTAGATGCCATTTCCCCAGACTATCGTTTCTATTATGAATGTTTGATGGGTCCTAATGCGAGATCTGTCCTTTCTGCCATGAAAAGAATGTCTGCCCTTGGGGAAGTAAAATTGGTTGCCAATGGTCATGGCCCAATTTTAAAACATAATGTTCAGGAATTATTAGACCGTTATCATCGTTGGAGTAGCGAACAAAGTAAGGGAGAAAAAACCGTCGCTGTATTCTATATCTCTGATTACGGTTATAGCGATCGCCTCTCACAATCCATTGCTAAGGGTATCACGAAAACAGGGGTTACGGTGGAAATGATCGACATCAACGGCACCGACATCCACGAAATACCCGAAATAGTTAGTCGCAGTGCAGGAATTGTCCTTGGTATGCCCCCCCTCAGCGACAATGGCGACATTGCCAATAAAGTAGGGGCAATCCTTGCCACTGTCAACAGTAAGCAGATTTTCGGACTATACGAGTCCTATGGTGGTGATGATGAACCCATCGACACCTTTTCCTCCAAACTATCGGATTTAGGTTTAAATCAAGTATTTAACCCCATCCGCATCAAAGAAACCCCCCACGAAATCACCTATCAAACCTGTGAGGAGTCAGGAGTTGACTTAGGACAGATTTTGACCAAAAAAGCCAAAATTAGTAAAAGGAAAGCCTTAGACGTTGACCTAGACAAGGCTATGGGGCGTTTAAGCGGTGGGTTGTATATCATCACTGCCCAAAAAGGAGAAGAAACCAAAGGGGCGATGTTGGCATCGTGGGTGAGTCAAGCTAGTTTTGAACCCCCCGGATTTACCGTGGCGGTGGCAAAAGACAGGGCGATCGAATCTTTGCTACAGGTAGAGGATACTTTTGTCTTGAACATTCTTGAGGAAGGAAAATATCAGCCCCTCATGAAACATTTTCTCAAAAGATTCCCCCCTGGGGCGGATCGTTTTGAAGGGGTAAAAACCGCCGTAGCCACCAATAAATCTCCCATTTTAGTAGATGCCCTTGCCTATCTTGAATGTGAGGTGGTAAGTCGTATGGATTGCGGAGATCATTGGATTGTATATAGTAAAGTTACCACAGGCAGGGTATCGAAATCTGACGCTTTAACGGCGGTACATCATCGCAAAGTGGGTAACTACTATTAA
- a CDS encoding agmatinase (PFAM: Arginase family~TIGRFAM: agmatinase~COGs: COG0010 Arginase/agmatinase/formimionoglutamate hydrolase arginase family~InterPro IPR005924:IPR006035:IPR020855~KEGG: cyc:PCC7424_5245 agmatinase~PFAM: Arginase/agmatinase/formiminoglutamase~PRIAM: Agmatinase~SPTR: Arginase family) encodes MSNQPENEAQRALEKEQQLSLTGWQQEVQDGLNYGLEAADSIKDRTISTFSRGELPHYAGINTFLKAPYLEDVNKVGNYDVAIVGVPHDSGTTYRPGTRFGPQGIRRISALYTPYNFELGVDLREQIKLCDVGDIFTIPGNNEKSFDQISKGIAHIFKSGAFPIILGGDHSIGFPTVRGVCRHLGDKKIGIIHFDRHVDTQETDLDERMHTCPWFHATNMKNAPAKNLVQLGIGGWQVPRQGVKVCRERATNILTVTDITEMGLDAAADFAIEKATDGTDCVWISFDIDCIDAGFVPGTGWPEPGGLLPREALYLLKKIVQNTTVCGIEVVEVSPPYDVSDMTSLMATRVICDTMAHLVVSGQLPRQQKPDYIYEESQVVDEPWS; translated from the coding sequence ATGAGTAACCAACCAGAAAACGAAGCTCAAAGAGCCTTGGAAAAAGAACAACAACTATCCTTAACAGGATGGCAGCAAGAAGTACAAGATGGATTAAACTACGGGCTAGAAGCCGCCGATAGCATCAAAGACCGTACCATATCCACCTTTTCCCGTGGAGAACTCCCCCACTATGCAGGAATCAACACTTTTCTCAAGGCCCCCTACCTAGAAGATGTCAATAAAGTAGGAAACTATGATGTAGCCATTGTGGGAGTCCCCCATGACTCAGGAACCACATACCGTCCCGGTACTCGCTTTGGTCCTCAGGGTATTCGCCGCATAAGTGCTTTATATACCCCCTACAACTTCGAGCTAGGAGTTGACCTCAGAGAACAAATTAAATTGTGTGACGTGGGAGATATTTTCACCATTCCCGGCAACAATGAAAAATCCTTTGACCAAATTTCCAAAGGTATCGCTCATATATTTAAATCAGGGGCATTTCCCATTATTCTGGGCGGAGATCACTCCATTGGCTTCCCCACCGTCAGAGGAGTATGCCGTCATCTAGGGGATAAAAAAATAGGCATCATTCACTTTGATCGTCATGTGGATACCCAAGAGACAGATTTAGATGAAAGAATGCATACCTGCCCTTGGTTTCATGCCACCAATATGAAAAATGCCCCTGCCAAAAATTTAGTCCAGTTGGGCATTGGAGGTTGGCAAGTACCCCGACAAGGAGTAAAAGTTTGTAGAGAAAGAGCAACCAACATTTTAACCGTCACCGATATTACCGAAATGGGTTTAGATGCCGCCGCTGACTTTGCCATTGAAAAAGCCACCGATGGCACCGATTGCGTTTGGATTAGTTTCGACATAGATTGTATTGATGCAGGATTTGTTCCTGGTACTGGATGGCCAGAACCTGGGGGATTATTACCCCGTGAGGCTTTATATCTTTTAAAGAAAATCGTACAAAATACAACAGTCTGTGGCATTGAAGTTGTGGAGGTATCTCCCCCCTATGATGTGAGCGACATGACATCTTTAATGGCGACCCGAGTAATTTGTGACACCATGGCTCATTTAGTAGTTTCTGGACAACTTCCTCGTCAACAAAAGCCAGACTATATTTACGAAGAATCTCAAGTAGTCGATGAGCCTTGGAGCTAA
- a CDS encoding Uncharacterized protein family UPF0150 (PFAM: Uncharacterised protein family (UPF0150)~InterPro IPR005357~KEGG: rrs:RoseRS_1435 hypothetical protein~PFAM: Uncharacterised protein family UPF0150~SPTR: Putative uncharacterized protein), with product MMRNIYKLPLILEPQPEGGYTVTCPLLPDLITEADTLDEVIPNVSDALSALIEAYQELNKPLPSFLNPIIEPSLIWTETLIPTSA from the coding sequence ATGATGAGAAATATATATAAACTACCATTAATATTGGAACCGCAACCCGAGGGGGGTTATACAGTAACTTGTCCTTTATTACCTGATCTAATCACAGAAGCCGATACATTAGATGAAGTTATTCCCAATGTTTCTGATGCTTTGTCAGCATTAATCGAAGCCTATCAAGAGTTAAATAAACCTTTACCTTCTTTCTTAAATCCTATTATAGAACCTAGTCTTATTTGGACGGAAACTTTAATTCCAACTTCGGCTTGA